From the genome of Cytophagales bacterium WSM2-2:
GTTTCGTTGAAGTATTCATTTACAAATTGGTTGACGTTACAAGGTCGTGTAGGAAATGATATCTATTTTGATAATTATACTTCCGTGACGCCAACGGGTACAGCCTATCTCCCCAAAGGAGGAATGAATCAGGTAAATTCCAAAGGAATTGAGACCAATGCTGATTTTCTCCTGACTGCTAATAAAAAAATAACCGATGATATTACCTTGACGGGATCAATTGGTGGCAACCTGAGAAAAAGTTCTCTTGAAAAACATACTGTTTCTGGCCAGGAATTTGCCATCCATTATTTATACACAACTCAAAATCTCGTGTCCAGATCCCCACTCGATGAACTTTATCGGCGAGAGGTGCAGTCCTATTATTATACAGCAGAATTTAGTTATAAAAATTTTCTGACACTGAATACTACAGGTCGGCAGGATAAATTTAGCGTCCTAGATGGCCGATCAATTTTCTATCCTTCGGTAGGTGCAAGTTTTGTATTCTCTGATTTACTGAATTTTCCTAAGCTAAGCTTTGGGAAATTCCGCGCTTCCTGGGCCAACAGTACCGGGAACCCAGATCAATATATTTACTCCACCAATCTTTACTATAGCATCAATTCATCTAGCAATGGGCATCCCATTGGAACAATAAATAATGTAAATATCCCCGACAAAAACCTCAAGCCTTTCTTAATGAAAGAATTTGAATTTGGTTTAGACTTGCGATTTCTTGACAACAGAATTGGATTAGATATTTCGTATTATAATCGCAAAACCACTCAAGAACTTATCAATGCCACAACATCAGTTACTTCAGGATATGTAGGTGCCGCATTCAATGCTGCTGATCTGCAGAACTCAGGCATTGAACTGATGTTGAGGGGTACACCCGTAAAGTCATCAAATCTGACCTGGAATGTCTCATTCAACTTTACGAAGAATACTAATGAAGTGACCTCCCTCGCGAACGGTCTGACTGATATCACCGTACAAGGTGGTATTTCACGTTCAGGAAACGCATTCATCAATCACGAGGTAGGTAAAGCAGCCTCACAAGTGATGGCCTTCGATTATAAACGAGATGCTAACGGAAATATCGCTTATGATGATAGCGGCCTTCCGATACAAGGTAAGCTGACTGCCTATGGATCTGGTTATCATAATACGTTTGGTGGTATCATGAATGAGTTCGTCTATAAGGGTTTTAATATTGCATTTCTGATCGATTATAAATACGGTGGCAAAATCTTCTCAGCCACCGATTACTATGCATACATCTTCGGGCTGCACAAAAATACGTTGGTGGGTCGCGAAGGAGAAAGCATCGTAGGTGTTGGAGTCAATGATAAGACCGGTCTGGCAAATACGGTATCTGCCAAACCCTGGGATTACGACCAGGCAATCGCTACAAATGTATCATCTCAATTCGTGTATGACGCCAGTTTTATCAAGCTAAGGCAAATAACTATCGGATATAAATTGCCTCAAGCATTATTCAATGGAACGCCTATTAAGGGAGCTACCTTTTCACTTGTGGCCCGCAACTTGGCAATCCTGATGAAACACACACCAAACATTGATCCCGAGTCGAACTACAGTAACACGGTTGGACAAGGACTGGAGTTAGCAGGAGTCCCTCCCGCCCGGAATATAGGATTCAATCTGAATCTAAAGTTTTAGTCATCATTAATTAAAAGGATTATGAAAACGAAATTATTTATAAGGAACACATTAGTAATCTTAGTATTGCTGATTGCCACACAGTGTACTTCAGATTTAGCAAAGTTAAACGTAGACCCGACCACAGCTACGGAAGATAATTTTGATCCCAATTTTTTACTTACAACAGCTCAAGTAAGTTTTACCGGAAGTGCCGATTTCAGCTATGAAACATGGCGCGCCCAGCTTATCCACTTCAGTGTTATGATGCAACATTTTTCTCATGTGGCCGGCTATTGGGTAGGTGATAAATACTTGCTTAACCAAGCATACAATGAAGCTTACTTTATTGAAGCATTTGCTGGTGGGGGAGCCAATCTGGGCCAAGTCCAGAATATCGTATCCGTTCTTTCTATTTCCAAAGGCAGGCCTCTATACAGTAATATATACCAGATTGCCAGAATATGGAAAGTAGTGATCTTTCATCGACTGACCGACATCTATGGTGATATCCCTTACTTTGATGCTGCGCAAGGTTACTATAAAGGTATTCTCAAACCTGCGTACGACAGTCAATCCGACATTTACGCAGATATGCTGAAAGAACTGGATGAGGCTGCTGCCGCCCTCGACCCCTCCAAGGATGCACCAACAGGTGATTTGATTTACAACGGCAACATTAGTCA
Proteins encoded in this window:
- a CDS encoding SusC/RagA family TonB-linked outer membrane protein encodes the protein MKFYQSILLSLCFTWLTTVALAQSRTVTGTVKDPNGAGLPGVTIQVKGTASGTVSDSDGKYAIAVGGENAVVVFSFIGFATQEIQVGSQSVIDVSLAEDTKQLQEVIVTALGVEKDSKTLGYSVTKVDASSITQARETNMINSLEGRVAGVNISGTNGGPGSSSSIVIRGINSLGGSNPLFVINGVPIDNTTRGSAGQYGGVDQGDGISNLNPDDIKELTVLKGATASALYGSRAANGVIIITTKTGKDRKGFGLEYNGNLTFDQAINYHDFQDQYGQGLNGLKPVDQTSAYNSGQSSWGAKLDGSSVPQFDGVSRPYSAQKDNFKNFYRTGSTFTNTISIGNSNENGSYRFSASDLANKSIVPNSGLSRNTFNLNVNYKIVPKLTFDLMSNYIIENFLNRPNLSDSPGNPNFGISFLPTSLNASVLSPGTVANGNESNFSSNVYVTNPYFAVNKFINNTSRNRVINVVSLKYSFTNWLTLQGRVGNDIYFDNYTSVTPTGTAYLPKGGMNQVNSKGIETNADFLLTANKKITDDITLTGSIGGNLRKSSLEKHTVSGQEFAIHYLYTTQNLVSRSPLDELYRREVQSYYYTAEFSYKNFLTLNTTGRQDKFSVLDGRSIFYPSVGASFVFSDLLNFPKLSFGKFRASWANSTGNPDQYIYSTNLYYSINSSSNGHPIGTINNVNIPDKNLKPFLMKEFEFGLDLRFLDNRIGLDISYYNRKTTQELINATTSVTSGYVGAAFNAADLQNSGIELMLRGTPVKSSNLTWNVSFNFTKNTNEVTSLANGLTDITVQGGISRSGNAFINHEVGKAASQVMAFDYKRDANGNIAYDDSGLPIQGKLTAYGSGYHNTFGGIMNEFVYKGFNIAFLIDYKYGGKIFSATDYYAYIFGLHKNTLVGREGESIVGVGVNDKTGLANTVSAKPWDYDQAIATNVSSQFVYDASFIKLRQITIGYKLPQALFNGTPIKGATFSLVARNLAILMKHTPNIDPESNYSNTVGQGLELAGVPPARNIGFNLNLKF